Within the Herbaspirillum sp. RTI4 genome, the region AAGAAGAGAAGGGCATGCATTCTTGTTGACAAGGTGCCGACATGCGCCTATAGTTTGGGGTTCCCTGCGCGGAGAGGTGGCCGAGTGGTTAATGGCAGCAGACTGTAAATCTGCCCTCTTACGAGTACGCTGGTTCGAATCCAGCCCTCTCCACCATTTAAAGGGCGCGGCATAGCCATAAGGCGACGCTGACGACGAAGTAAAAAGTAAGCAAGTGGCAAGCAGTGAAGTGTTATCTGCTTCTGGCTGTTGTACAGATTTATGCGGGTGTAGCTTAATGGTAGAGCTGAAGCCTTCCAAGCTTATGACGAGGGTTCGATTCCCTTCACCCGCTCCAGTATTTGCACTGCCGCATTATGTTTTATCTTCATGGCATCGTTTGGTTGTTGATGTTGTGAGTCAGTCGCCCTTGTAGCTCAGTGGTAGAGCACTCCCTTGGTAAGGGAGAGGCCACGTGTTCGATCCACGTCAAGGGCACCAGGTTGTTGGTAGGTGCGCTGCAGTGTCCGGTATTTGTAATCGGTGCAGCGCCGACCGCAAAGTCACAAGTCGGTCAGGCGCGTGCCTGAACATTCTCATCAAATCGTTAGGAGTCTACAATGGCAAAAGGCAAGTTTGAGCGGACCAAGCCGCACGTGAATGTGGGCACGATTGGCCACGTTGACCATGGCAAGACCACGTTGACAGCGGCGATAGCAACCGTGCTGTCGAAAAAATTCGGCGGCGAAGCCAAGGCCTACGATCAGATTGATGCAGCGCCGGAAGAAAAAGCGCGCGGCATCACGATCAACACCGCACACGTTGAATATGAAACAGCAAACCGTCACTACGCCCACGTTGACTGCCCAGGCCATGCCGATTATGTGAAAAACATGATTACTGGTGCCGCGCAGATGGATGGCGCGATCCTGGTGTGCTCCGCAGCAGATGGCCCGATGCCACAAACGCGTGAGCATATCCTGCTGTCGCGTCAGGTCGGCGTGCCCTACATCATCGTGTTCCTGAACAAGGCCGATATGGTCGATGATGCAGAGCTGCTGGAACTGGTTGAAATGGAAGTGCGTGAGTTACTGGTGAAGTATGAATTCCCAGGCGACGACCTGCCAATCATCGTTGGTTCGGCAAAGCTGGCACTCGAAGGCGACACTGGCCCAATGGGCGAGCAAGCAATCATGGCGCTGGCCGAAGCACTGGACACCTACATCCCGACGCCAGAACGCGCCATTGACGGCACATTCCTGTTGCCAGTGGAAGATGTGTTCTCGATCTCCGGTCGCGGTACTGTGGTAACCGGTCGTATCGAGCGCGGTATTGTCAAGGTCGGCGAAGAACTGGAAATCATCGGTATCCGCGACACACAAAAGACGACTTGTACTGGCGTCGAAATGTTCCGTAAGTTGCTCGACCAAGGTATGGCAGGCGACAACGTCGGCGTACTGTTGCGCGGCACGAAGCGTGAAGACGTCGAGCGTGGTCAAGTTCTGGCGAAGCCAGGTTCGATCAAGCCACACAAGCATTTCACTGGTGAAATCTATGTGTTGTCGAAGGATGAGGGCGGTCGTCACACGCCATTTTTCAACAACTACCGTCCGCAATTCTATTTCCGTACGACTGACGTGACTGGTTCGATCGAGTTGCCAGAAGACAAAGAAATGGTGATGCCGGGCGATAACGTGTCGATCACAGTCAAGCTGATCAACCCGATCGCAATGGAAGAGGGTCTGCGTTTCGCTATCCGTGAAGGCGGTCGTACCGTCGGCGCTGGTGTTGTTGCCAAGATCATCGAGTAATAATTATAGTCGTAGCAAATGCCGTGTCCCGAATTTTCGTGGCGCGGCATGTGTGTCTCAATCAAGAGTTTTTGTAGGGGCGTAGCTCAATTGGCAGAGCGTCGGTCTCCAAAACCGAAGGTTGGGGGTTCGATGCCCTCCGCCCCTGCCACCGATTCCGGTGACGGGTACCGAAAGTAAAAAATGGCTAACCACCCTGTACAAACAGTCAGCACATCCAATGACAAGATTAAGGTCGCTTTGGCGATTGTGTCCGTCATTGCTGGCGTTGTCGGATTTTTCTTGCTGGCAGATAAAGCAACGGCCATTCGTGCTTGCGCGCTGGTAGCGGGTTTGCTGGTAGCAGTGGGTTTTGCCTGGACATCTTCACAAGGCCGTGGTTTTGTTGGCTTTGCGCGTGAATCTGTCCGCGAAACAAAAAAAGTTGTCTGGCCTACCCGTAAGGAAGCGACACAGATTACCGCGATCGTATTTGGCTTCGTCCTGATCATGGCGATATTCTTGTGGGGCACTGACAAGTTGCTGGAAGTTTTGTTGTACGACGTTATTTTGGGCTGGAAATAAACATGAGCGATAGCGCGCAGGATGTAACGCCAGTAGTGGCGCCGGTCAGCAAAAAACGTTGGTATGTAGTGCATGCTTATTCAGGCATGGAAAAAAGTGTCCAGAGAGCATTGACTGAGCGCGTTGAGCGCGCCGGCATGCAAGAGCAGTTTGGCCAGATTTTAGTGCCGACTGAAGAAGTCGTTGATGTCAAGAACGGTCAAAAGTCGGTTACCGAGCGGCGTTTCTTTCCCGGCTATGTGCTGGTCGAAATGGAAATGACCGACGAGACTTGGCATTTGGTAAAAAATACCAACAAGGTTACGGGTTTCATTGGTGGGAAGTCAAATCGTCCAACGCCGATTCCACCGCACGAAGTCGACAAAATCATGCAGCAAATGCAGGATGGTATCGAGAAGCCGCGGCCTAAGGTCTTGTATGAAGTGGGTGAGCAAGTGCGCATCAAGGACGGTCCGTTCACTGACTTTAATGGCAACGTCGAAGAAGTCAACTACGAAAAATCCAAGGTGCGTGTTTCGGTCACCATTTTCGGTCGTGCTACACCAGTTGAACTCGAATTCGGCCAAGTCGAAAAAGTTTAATAAGCAGATAAGCGCTGGTCAAAGCGCAGGCGTCAACCGATAGGTGGGCGATAAATTTGACAGGCAATAAGCAGCAAGAGGAGCCACAGTAGCAAATTCAGGCGGTACAGGGTTTGCCAACCGGCGCTAACACTCAACTAACGTAGGAGCCATCATGGCCAAGAAAATCATTGGTTTTATCAAGCTGCAAGTCCCAGCTGGTAAAGCAAACCCATCCCCTCCAATCGGCCCTGCTCTGGGTCAGCGCGGTCTGAACATCATGGAATTCTGCAAGGCATTCAATGCGCAGACCCAAGGTCTTGAAGCCGGCATGCCGATTCCTGTCGTGATTACTGCATTTGCGGACAAGTCTTTCACTTTCGTGATGAAGACGCCTCCTGCAACTTATCTGATCAAAAAAGCATCAGGTGTGCAAAAGGGTTCGCCTAATCCACATAGCGACAAGGTCGGTAAACTGACCCGTGCGCAAGCTGAGGAAATCGCTACTATCAAGAAAGCGGATCTGACAGCGGCAGACATGGAAGCAGCCGTGCGTACTATTGCTGGTTCCGCACGTTCGATGGGCATCACGGTGGAGGGTCTGTAATGGCTAAGTTAACCAAGCGCGTAAAAGCATTCGCAGAAAAAATCGATCGTACCAAGTCATACCCATTTGATAACGCTCTGGCGTTGATCAAAGAAGCGGCAACGGCAAAGTTCAATGAATCGATCGACGTATCGATCCAATTGGGCGTCGATGCAAAAAAATCTGACCAAGTGGTGCGCGGCTCTGTCGTTTTGCCAGCGGGTACCGGCAAGACTGTTCGCGTAGCGGTTTTTGCTTCAGGCGAAAAAGCTGAGCAGGCAAAAGCAGCTGGCGCAGACATCGTTGGTATGGAAGACCTGGCCGAAATGGTCAAGGCCGGTAACATGCCATTCGATATCGTGATCGCTTCGCCAGACACTATGCGGATTGTCGGTACTTTGGGTCAAATCCTCGGACCTCGCGGCCTGATGCCTAACCCTAAAGTGGGCACTGTGACGCCAGACGTTGCAACCGCAGTTCGCAACGCCAAGGCTGGTCAAGTCCAATACCGTACTGACAAGGCAGGCATTATTCACGCCACCATCGGCCGCAAGTCGTTCGCCGATGCAGATCTGAAGTCCAATTTGTTGGCGCTGGTTGATGCGTTGAACAAGGCCAAGCCAGCCAGCAGCAAGGGTGTTTACATGCGCAAGGTATCTCTGTCCTCGACAATGGGTGCTGGTGTGCGCGTCGATCAGTCGACTCTGTCGGCCTAAGCAATTATTGAAGCCCTGGCATCCTGCGGATGTCGGGCGAATCTTTGGGCTGAGCAGGCGCCGGCAATATCGGTAACCTGTTCAGACAATCAAAGACCGTTGGGCGGAGTGGGAATGGCAATAATATTCTTACAAAGTTAAACAGAAGCGAGTGAAAACTTGCTACCCAGCGCAGATGGTGTACCCGAGCAAGTTTTGTAGTCTTGAGCAGCGTTGATGGTTTTTGTAATCGCCGCACTGAACTCCTAACTTCGGACGCCGTGTTCGAACCGATGCAAGGCAAGCGACCAGCCGGTCGCGTAGTCGCCAAACATCATTTTTGGAGGTTGATCTTGAGTCTCAATCTGAATGACAAAAAGGCCGTTGTAGCCGAAATCTCTGCCAAGGTAGCAACAGCGCAGACGATTATCGTGGCCGAATATCGTGGCATCCAGGTTGGTCACTTGACACAACTGCGTGCTAAAGCGCGTGAACAAGGCGTGTACCTGCGCGTGTTGAAAAACACTCTCGCGCGGCGTGCCGTCGAAGGCACTGCGTTTGCCGACCTCGCTTCTGCAATGACTGGCCCGCTGATCTATTCGATCTCGGAAGATGCCGTGGCTGCTGCTAAAGTCCTCGCTGACTTTGCAAAAACCAACGACAAGCTAGTCTTGAAGGCAGGTAACTACGCTGGGAAGACGCTTGATAAAGCGGCTGTTACAGCGTTGGCAAGCATTCCAAGCCGTGAAGTTCTGCTGGCCCAAGTTGTGGGCATGATGCAGGCGCCGGTAGCTGGATTTGCACGTGGTCTGGCAGCTTTGGCTGCTCAGAAGGAAGCCGTACCTGCATAAACAATTTTGCCGCATCAGCGGCGAATTGTTGGCAGCAATGGTTTCCATCGTCAATACCGATCAGATGTTAATACTGAAATAAATTAGGAGTTTCAAATGGCAATTAGCAAAGACGATATCCTGGACGCAGTTGGCGCCTTGACCGTGTTGGAATTGAATGACCTGGTAAAGGCATTCGAAGAAAAATTCGGCGTTTCCGCTGCCGCAGTTGCATCCGGCCCAGCTGCCGGTGGCGCTGCTGCTGCTGTTGAAGAGCAAACAGAGTTCACCGTTGTTCTGACCGAAATCGGCGCGAACAAAGTTGGCGTGATTAAAGCAGTTCGCGAAATCACTGGTCTGGGCTTGAAAGAAGCCAAGGATCTGGTTGATGGCGCACCGAAGCCAGTCAAGGAAGCAATTCCTAAAGCTGATGCTGACGTCGCTAAGAAGAAGCTCGAAGACGCTGGTGCGAAAGCGGAAATCAAGTAATTTTCTCGATCTCCGAAGGCGTTCACAACGCCGCAGCCAAAGTGCCGAATCCCTGAGAGGGGATTCGGCTTTGGCTTCTTTGTCGTTTATAAAATCGTCATGAAAATATAAACGGCAAATGTGCAAAAAATGTAGTTCCCGCAGCCCGACATAAAGGGCTGAGACTTGAAGTTTCACAATCACAACGGTCGCCCGGCGGCTTGTGTGAAGCTTGAATTCTCTATCCTTCCTGTCACTCACGGAGTGTCCATGCACTACTCATTTACTGAGAAAAAGCGTATTCGCAAGTCATTTGCAAAGCGCGCTATTGTCCACAACGTTCCGTTCCTGCTGGCGACTCAACTCGAGTCCTACCAGACATTCCTGCAAGCGGAGAAAGTACCGTCGCTGCGCAAAAATGAAGGTCTGCAATCGGCTTTTTCATCTATATTCCCCATCGTCTCGCACAATGGCTTTGCACGACTGGAATTTTTATCCTACGTACTCGGCGCACCGCCGTTTGACGTTAAAGAATGCCAACAACGCGGATTAACATTCGCGTCGCCGTTGCGCGCCAAGGTGCGTCTGGTGATTCTCGATAAAGAATCGCCAACCAAGCCTGTCGTGAAAGAAATGAAAGAGCAAGAAGTCTACATGGGCGAACTGCCTTTGATGACAACGACGGGCTCTTTTGTCGTCAACGGTACCGAGCGTGTCATCGTGTCGCAGTTGCATCGTTCCCCAGGTGTGTTCTTTGAACATGACCGCGGCAAAACGCACTCGTCCGGCAAGCTGCTGTTCTCTGCCCGTATTATTCCTTACCGCGGTTCATGGTTGGATTTCGAGTTTGATCCGAAAGATATCTTGTTTTTCCGTGTCGACCGTCGTCGCAAAATGCCGGTAACGATTCTGTTGAAAGCCATCGGCATGACGGCAGAGCAGATTCTGGCTAACTTCTTCGTATTCGACAATTTCGCGTTGCATACCGAAGGTGCCGAGATGGAATTCGTGCCTGAGCGTCTGCGTGGCGAAGTTGCCCGTTTTGATATTACCGACAAGGCCGGGAAATCACTGGTTACCAAAGATAAGCGCATCAATGCCAAGCATGTGCGCGACATCGAGGCGGCCGGCATCAAGTTGATTAGCGTTCCTGAAGACTATCTGTTGGGTCGCGTTCTGGCCAAGAATATCGTCGATGGCGACACTGGCGAAGTCGTTGCCAACGCCAATGATGAA harbors:
- the rplA gene encoding 50S ribosomal protein L1, translating into MAKLTKRVKAFAEKIDRTKSYPFDNALALIKEAATAKFNESIDVSIQLGVDAKKSDQVVRGSVVLPAGTGKTVRVAVFASGEKAEQAKAAGADIVGMEDLAEMVKAGNMPFDIVIASPDTMRIVGTLGQILGPRGLMPNPKVGTVTPDVATAVRNAKAGQVQYRTDKAGIIHATIGRKSFADADLKSNLLALVDALNKAKPASSKGVYMRKVSLSSTMGAGVRVDQSTLSA
- the rplJ gene encoding 50S ribosomal protein L10, with the protein product MSLNLNDKKAVVAEISAKVATAQTIIVAEYRGIQVGHLTQLRAKAREQGVYLRVLKNTLARRAVEGTAFADLASAMTGPLIYSISEDAVAAAKVLADFAKTNDKLVLKAGNYAGKTLDKAAVTALASIPSREVLLAQVVGMMQAPVAGFARGLAALAAQKEAVPA
- the secE gene encoding preprotein translocase subunit SecE codes for the protein MANHPVQTVSTSNDKIKVALAIVSVIAGVVGFFLLADKATAIRACALVAGLLVAVGFAWTSSQGRGFVGFARESVRETKKVVWPTRKEATQITAIVFGFVLIMAIFLWGTDKLLEVLLYDVILGWK
- the rplK gene encoding 50S ribosomal protein L11, giving the protein MAKKIIGFIKLQVPAGKANPSPPIGPALGQRGLNIMEFCKAFNAQTQGLEAGMPIPVVITAFADKSFTFVMKTPPATYLIKKASGVQKGSPNPHSDKVGKLTRAQAEEIATIKKADLTAADMEAAVRTIAGSARSMGITVEGL
- the rplL gene encoding 50S ribosomal protein L7/L12 translates to MAISKDDILDAVGALTVLELNDLVKAFEEKFGVSAAAVASGPAAGGAAAAVEEQTEFTVVLTEIGANKVGVIKAVREITGLGLKEAKDLVDGAPKPVKEAIPKADADVAKKKLEDAGAKAEIK
- the tuf gene encoding elongation factor Tu; translation: MAKGKFERTKPHVNVGTIGHVDHGKTTLTAAIATVLSKKFGGEAKAYDQIDAAPEEKARGITINTAHVEYETANRHYAHVDCPGHADYVKNMITGAAQMDGAILVCSAADGPMPQTREHILLSRQVGVPYIIVFLNKADMVDDAELLELVEMEVRELLVKYEFPGDDLPIIVGSAKLALEGDTGPMGEQAIMALAEALDTYIPTPERAIDGTFLLPVEDVFSISGRGTVVTGRIERGIVKVGEELEIIGIRDTQKTTCTGVEMFRKLLDQGMAGDNVGVLLRGTKREDVERGQVLAKPGSIKPHKHFTGEIYVLSKDEGGRHTPFFNNYRPQFYFRTTDVTGSIELPEDKEMVMPGDNVSITVKLINPIAMEEGLRFAIREGGRTVGAGVVAKIIE
- the nusG gene encoding transcription termination/antitermination protein NusG yields the protein MSDSAQDVTPVVAPVSKKRWYVVHAYSGMEKSVQRALTERVERAGMQEQFGQILVPTEEVVDVKNGQKSVTERRFFPGYVLVEMEMTDETWHLVKNTNKVTGFIGGKSNRPTPIPPHEVDKIMQQMQDGIEKPRPKVLYEVGEQVRIKDGPFTDFNGNVEEVNYEKSKVRVSVTIFGRATPVELEFGQVEKV